A portion of the Calliphora vicina chromosome 5, idCalVici1.1, whole genome shotgun sequence genome contains these proteins:
- the LOC135959705 gene encoding LOW QUALITY PROTEIN: nucleolar protein 58-like (The sequence of the model RefSeq protein was modified relative to this genomic sequence to represent the inferred CDS: substituted 1 base at 1 genomic stop codon): MITWNTLVPRYPLESKLKFSADKIDTMIVQAQCFLNDLDKELNNYMMRARAWYGXHFPELGKIITDKIAFAKTIKLGDTRVNMATTDLSDILPEEVEEKLKEAAEISMGTEISEEDMNIQCLCDEILSINDYRTHLYDYLKTRMMAMAPNLTVLVGETVGARLIAHAGFLINLAKHPSSTVQILGAEKALFRALKTKKDTPKYGLIFLDSLESNTTEL; encoded by the coding sequence GTTGAAGTTTTCGGCAGATAAAATCGATACTATGATTGTACAGGCGCAATGCTTTTTGAATGATTTGGATAAGGAACTAAACAACTACATGATGAGAGCACGTGCATGGTACGGATGACATTTCCCCGAATTGGGTAAGATTATAACTGATAAAATTGCCTTCGCTAAGACAATTAAACTGGGCGATACTAGAGTCAATATGGCGACGACTGATTTGTCAGACATTTTACCCGAAGAAGTTGAGGAGAAATTAAAGGAAGCTGCTGAAATTTCCATGGGTACTGAAATCTCTGAAGAAGATATGAATATTCAATGTTTGTGTGATGAAATTTTATCCATTAATGATTACCGAACACATTTGTATGACTACCTCAAGACTCGTATGATGGCCATGGCACCAAACCTAACAGTTTTGGTTGGAGAAACAGTTGGAGCGCGGCTAATAGCACATGCTGGCTTCTTGATAAATCTCGCCAAACATCCCTCATCTACTGTACAAATTCTCGGTGCTGAAAAGGCTTTGTTCCGTGCGCTAAAGACCAAGAAAGACACACCTAAGTATGGTTTAATCTTCTTGGATTCCTTAGAATCCAACACAACTGAACTTTAG